In Ovis aries strain OAR_USU_Benz2616 breed Rambouillet chromosome 13, ARS-UI_Ramb_v3.0, whole genome shotgun sequence, the genomic window CCATCCACAACACGTGCAGGGCTCTAGAACTCAGTCATCTTCTTGTGAGTGTCGGCCTTCCTCTGTTCCCGCTGCAAGCCTGCCTCCTGGGCCCGGAGCTGCCCCAGCTGCCGCTGGGCCCCTGCCAGCTTCTCCTGCAGCTGGGTCGTTGTCACACTGTGCCTGGAGAGGGGCCCACATTCAGCACTGCCGTCCgcctccagcccctcctcagACCCGGCCCGCCGCCCCCAAACTCTCTCAGGGGAAGCTGGGCAGGGGTGAGGTGCCTGGGGCAGGGCCACACATACCGGCCAGCGTTGCGGGCAAGGGCCTCCTGGATGCCCCGGATGGCTCGCTGGGTCTGCTCAATCTTCTCCTCGGTCTGGAGGAGCCGCAGGCTCAGGGCCCGTTTGGTACTCCTGCTGGCATGGTATACCTCCTTGCCACTCCTCCCGGGGGGTGCCGCCCCCACCTCTGGGGCCCCTGGAGCCCCGCCTTTCAGCTTCTCGTTCAGGAAGTCAAACACACTGCGAGGAGGTGGGCGGCCCCCAGGTCCACTCCCTCTGCTCCGGCACTTTGGGGGCTTGCTGACACCAGCCTGGCCAGCCCGGGTTCTCTTCTGCAGGATTTCTGCACACTGGTCTAGTGACTTCCCACGTGGCAGCACCACAGCATGGACGGGCTCCACCCGGCCGTCTGCACGACGGCCCAGACCTAGGGGAACACCAGGCTGGCATTGCCACTGGACCCCTGGGCCATGATGTGGAGTCCCTCCTGTCCCCAGGCAGCACAAGTGCACTCACCCTTGCCAAACTCATAGCCCATCTTGGCGAGGAGTCTGGAGCCAATGCCCCGCGTGTGTACCTCCCAGCCGGCAAAAGCGGAGCTGCAGGTCCCGGGGTTGGCAGCACCAGGTTCCACCACTGCAGGTATCAGAGGGCAGTGGCTTAACCCAGCTAGATGCAGAGGATCCTGGGCTCCAGCCAAGGCTAACCCAAGAGCTCAGCTCTGCACAACCAGCCCCCAGCATCCCCAGCACCCTGCCCAGGGCATGTGGCACAAGCAGAAGGCAGAGCCTAGCCATTTCCACGACCTGGTCACAGGATGGCACCCTTCCACACTCCCTGTTCCCTTGTGGAGAGCAGTCCTCCCCTCCATCAGTATGGACAATGCGGCTAACAGACCCCATGTgggcacccccacccctgggggGAGGCTAGACACTGACAGCCGATCCTTCATCCAGCTAACAGGTCCCCGTGCCCTGCAGGAAGCTGTTCCTTCCTGTGCATCCCATCCCCTCCCGCGGCTTGCGTGGGACTATGGTTTCTGCGTCTGTGGGTCTCTGGACGTGCCCCAGGTCCATCACACACCCTCGTCTCCCCGGGAGTGTGTCCTTGTACTGACCACAGTGTGGGCCCTGCCAGCCGGGAGCCTCTTGGGGGTGGCAGCAGCCATACCTCGAGCATAGCTGGGGTCGTCTGCATCGCTGCCGTCTGAGTCAGAGGACCCTGCAGGATCTGTGCGCAGTGGGGGCAGGATGCTGTCCCCTTCTACCACAGCCTCTTTCAACAGCAGAGA contains:
- the ZGPAT gene encoding zinc finger CCCH-type with G patch domain-containing protein; translated protein: MDEESLQTALRTYDAQLQQVELALGAGLDPSELADLRQLQGDLKELIELTEASLVSIRKSKLLAALDGERPVQEDAEPLAFQNAIVETAEVPVAPGAELETVPSRETGPGPTEPGQEEDDGEDEEGGAALSGRKVNAPYYSAWGTLEYHNAMVVGTEEADDGSPGVRVLYLYPTHKSLKPCPFFLEGKCRFQENCRFSHGQVVSVDELRPFQDPDLSSLQAGSACLAKRQDGLWYPARITDVDSGYYTVKFDSLLLKEAVVEGDSILPPLRTDPAGSSDSDGSDADDPSYARVVEPGAANPGTCSSAFAGWEVHTRGIGSRLLAKMGYEFGKGLGRRADGRVEPVHAVVLPRGKSLDQCAEILQKRTRAGQAGVSKPPKCRSRGSGPGGRPPPRSVFDFLNEKLKGGAPGAPEVGAAPPGRSGKEVYHASRSTKRALSLRLLQTEEKIEQTQRAIRGIQEALARNAGRHSVTTTQLQEKLAGAQRQLGQLRAQEAGLQREQRKADTHKKMTEF